The proteins below come from a single Mercenaria mercenaria strain notata chromosome 3, MADL_Memer_1, whole genome shotgun sequence genomic window:
- the LOC128555996 gene encoding uncharacterized protein LOC128555996, which translates to MSFDRMVPESSIDTRDGPGSWDGLMGWAQGHGLNLFAPKIFSDSRRFLKGRRRGRWVEVLSLCVFVRHTSKEGLKIVHVILSEEVLAGVVVMIVVQVVGELVTGSGSRSSSGAGSGSGGGCGIGNSGGSGSGSNIGSTGSGGGGSSSSDCGGDSGSRSDGS; encoded by the exons ATGTCATTTGATAGAATGGTTCCAGAATCGTCGATTGATACCAGGGATGGGCCGGGAtcctgggatgggctcatgggatgggctcaaggacatgggctgaactTATTTGCCCCTAAAATTTTCTCAGATTCTCGAAGGTTTCTTAAG GGGAGAAGAAGAGGTCGATGGGTGGAGGTCCTGAGCCTTTGCGTTTTTGTGCGGCATACGTCAAAAGAAGGTCTCAAAATTGTACACGTTATACTGTCAG AAGAAGTGCTGGCAGGGGTAGTGGTGATGATAGTAGTACAAGTGGTGGGAGAATTAGTGACTGGTAGtggtagtagaagtagtagtggtgccggtagtggtagtggtggagGTTGTGGCATTGGCAATAGTGGTGGTAGCGGTAGTGGTAGTAATATTGGTAGTactggtagtggtggtggtggtagtagtagtagtgattGTGGTGGTGATAGTGGTAGTAGAAGTGATGGTAGCTAG
- the LOC123523916 gene encoding uncharacterized protein LOC123523916 isoform X3, protein MINRNPPVPEGSTSPRPLKYTICDTIGLENDHLMTMGIMDYILEGNNADRVAYGLSRSNPRDVSFIKCYKNIDEKTHCVAVVLDAPDDSLSDSAPTYFFKTLNIVYRVTTERKPFKELEIWINAQPIQVDMKGESDDKYLSVKSCNSKAPANSSSFSEEETIIFENDLSENESNESEINYKETTTSTLKRTRLAKQKHTNIARHSEDSSPSYPKTTEEMNIEEHACGHMSYGKRQCGKGDRNLDGQVSEREGSNNKTLSCYSQMDENTVAITKLQFRDEEREDIELNSTGFISVKSCSSTASANSTSFLGFLDEETIIFENDLSDGADKRSDSASCSVFKESEMNNKGTTKSTLKRRSCTKQKQTYIIRHSEDCSPLYPKTSEEVNIKEHACGHMSYGKRQCGKEDRHLYGVSDRQGFNNESRSCYSQMDKNTAAVTKLQFCDEECEDIKSNSTGFISVKSCRSTAPTNSLSSSDEVSIIFENDLSERADRRTGSVLCSLFKESSENEMNNKKTTKRTFKRTRCTHPLYTNIVRHSEDSSLSYSKISEEASMEEQIFMHMSRERQNEKGDRTLYELVSKRRGHNNSKPGCYSQWKENCSAIVKPQLRRKDHEDMESNSTGFISVNSYNSKDGSITNAELLDTDGQAGMDRFDGPGIGNQENAKNVYIRNETTNISETQAKNSLEYMPDPITKVDQWLKEQTTKCCKMTAENAFDDSIDTKKSHYLDKLGHRDKFVTNESRKESLARHEHFIDKSHKCNLITVCAESFENEKGQFSDVTNAFPPLPDHTHRDVHVVI, encoded by the exons ATGATCAATAGAAATCCGCCTGTGCCGGAGGGTAGCACATCCCCAAGGCCGTTGAAGTATACAATATGCGATACCATAGGTTTGGAAAACGACCATTTAATGACAATGGGAATAATGGACTACATACTTGAAGGAAATAATGCAGACAGAGTTGCA TATGGTCTAAGTAGAAGCAATCCAAGAGACGTATCATTCATCAAATGCTACAAAAACATTGATGAGAAAACCCACTGTGTTGCTGTTGTGTTAGATGCAC ctGACGACAGTTTGAGTGATTCAGCACCTACATATTTCTTCAAGACCTTAAATATAGTCTACAGAGTCACGACAGAGAGGAAGCCATTCAAAGAACTAGAAATTTGGATCAATGCTCAACCAATACAAGTAGATATGAAGGGGGAATCAGATGATAAATATTTGTCAGTGAAAAGCTGCAACAGCAAAG CACCAGCGAACAGTTCAAGTTTTTCAGAAGAAGAGACAATCATCTTTGAGAATGATTTATCAGAAAATG AAAGCAATGAAAGCGAAATTAACTATAAAGAGACTACAACGAGTACATTGAAAAGGACAAGATTAGCAAAACAGAAACATACCAACATTGCCAGACATTCAGAAGACAGTTCACCATCGTATCCAAAGACTACTGAAGAAATGAACATAGAAGAACATGCATGTGGCCATATGTCATATGGTAAGAGACAATGCGGAAAAGGGGACAGAAATTTAGACGGACAAGTGTCGGAGAGAGAAGGGTCCAACAATAAGACCCTTAGCTGCTATAGTCAAATGGACGAAAATACCGTTGCAATAACCAAGCTACAATTTCGTGATGAAGAGCGCGAAGATATAGAGTTAAATTCTACTGGATTTATATCTGTGAAGAGCTGCAGCAGTACCG CATCGGCGAACAGTACAAGTTTCTTAGGCTTCTTAGACGAAGAGACAATCATCTTTGAGAATGATCTATCAGATGGAG CCGACAAAAGATCTGATAGCGCATCATGCAGTGTGTTCAAAGAAAGCGAAATGAACAATAAAGGGACTACAAAGAGTACGTTGAAAAGGAGAAGTTGCACAAAGCAGAAACAAACTTACATTATCAGACATTCAGAAGACTGTTCGCCATTGTATCCGAAGACTAGTGAAGAAGTGAACATAAAAGAACATGCATGTGGCCATATGTCATATGGTAAGAGACAATGCGGAAAAGAAGACAGACATTTATACGGAGTGTCGGATAGACAAGGGTTTAACAATGAGTCCCGTAGCTGCTATAGTCAAATGGACAAAAATACCGCTGCAGTAACCAAGCTACAATTTTGTGATGAAGAGTGCGAAGATATAAAGTCAAATTCTACTGGATTTATATCTGTGAAGAGCTGCAGAAGTACAG CACCGACGAACAGTTTGAGTTCCTCAGATGAAGTGAGCATCATCTTTGAGAATGATCTATCAGAAAGAG ccgACAGACGCACTGGTAGTGTTTTATGCAGTTTATTCAAAGAAAGCAGTGAAAACGAAATGAACAATAAAAAGACTACCAAACGTACGTTTAAAAGGACAAGATGCACACACCCGCTATATACTAACATTGTCAGACATTCAGAAGACAGTTCACTTTCATATTCGAAGATTAGTGAAGAAGCGAGCATGGAAGAACAAATATTTATGCACATGTCACGTGAGAGACAAAACGAAAAAGGGGACAGAACTTTATACGAACTAGTGTCGAAGAGACGAGGACACAACAATAGTAAACCTGGCTGTTATAGTCAATGGAAAGAAAATTGTTCTGCGATAGTCAAACCGCAACTTCGCCGTAAAGATCACGAAGATATGGAGTCAAATTCTACTGGATTTATATCTGTGAATAGCTACAACAGCAAAG ATGGCAGTATCACAAACGCAGAATTACTTGATACGGATGGACAAGCCGGCATGGATAGGTTTGACGGTCCGGGTATTGGAAATcaagaaaatgcaaaaaatgtatacataagAAATGAAACAACGAATATTTCTGAAACTCAAGCAAAGAATTCATTAGAATATATGCCAGACCCAATAACTAAGGTTGATCAATGGCTAAAAGAACAAACgacaaaatgttgtaaaatgaCAGCTGAGAATGCATTTGATGACAGCATTGATACTAAAAAGAGTCATTATTTAGATAAATTAGGACACCGTGACAAATTTGTCACAAATGAATCTCGGAAAGAGTCTCTCGCTAGACATGAACATTTTATTGACAAGTCACATAAGTGTAATTTGATTACAGTGTGTGCTGAATCATTTGAAAACGAAAAGGGGCAATTTTCAGACGTCACCAATGCTTTCCCTCCATTACCAGATCATACCCACCGAGACGTGCACGTCGTGATCTAG
- the LOC123523916 gene encoding uncharacterized protein LOC123523916 isoform X1 encodes MTKDMETVSNSLEKVMSPKERDESERQEQISVEQETISVFTSMAVGRVDSGCATERAISRVVLGGPVVYAAAASFTKIKVLTYSFPAKYGLSRSNPRDVSFIKCYKNIDEKTHCVAVVLDAPDDSLSDSAPTYFFKTLNIVYRVTTERKPFKELEIWINAQPIQVDMKGESDDKYLSVKSCNSKAPANSSSFSEEETIIFENDLSENESNESEINYKETTTSTLKRTRLAKQKHTNIARHSEDSSPSYPKTTEEMNIEEHACGHMSYGKRQCGKGDRNLDGQVSEREGSNNKTLSCYSQMDENTVAITKLQFRDEEREDIELNSTGFISVKSCSSTASANSTSFLGFLDEETIIFENDLSDGADKRSDSASCSVFKESEMNNKGTTKSTLKRRSCTKQKQTYIIRHSEDCSPLYPKTSEEVNIKEHACGHMSYGKRQCGKEDRHLYGVSDRQGFNNESRSCYSQMDKNTAAVTKLQFCDEECEDIKSNSTGFISVKSCRSTAPTNSLSSSDEVSIIFENDLSERADRRTGSVLCSLFKESSENEMNNKKTTKRTFKRTRCTHPLYTNIVRHSEDSSLSYSKISEEASMEEQIFMHMSRERQNEKGDRTLYELVSKRRGHNNSKPGCYSQWKENCSAIVKPQLRRKDHEDMESNSTGFISVNSYNSKDGSITNAELLDTDGQAGMDRFDGPGIGNQENAKNVYIRNETTNISETQAKNSLEYMPDPITKVDQWLKEQTTKCCKMTAENAFDDSIDTKKSHYLDKLGHRDKFVTNESRKESLARHEHFIDKSHKCNLITVCAESFENEKGQFSDVTNAFPPLPDHTHRDVHVVI; translated from the exons ATGACAAAAGATATGGAGACAGTTTCGAACAGTTTAG AAAAAGTGATGAGCCCAAAGGAGAGGGATGAATCTGAACGACAGGAACAAATATCTGTAGAACAAGAGACTATATCAGTTTTCACATCGATGGCAGTGGGCAGGGTAGATTCTGGCTGTGCTACGGAGCGTGCAATCAGTCGGGTTGTTCTTGGTGGTCCTGTGGTATATGCTGCTGCAGCGAGCTTTACGAAAATAAAAGTACTTACATATAGTTTTCCGGCAAAG TATGGTCTAAGTAGAAGCAATCCAAGAGACGTATCATTCATCAAATGCTACAAAAACATTGATGAGAAAACCCACTGTGTTGCTGTTGTGTTAGATGCAC ctGACGACAGTTTGAGTGATTCAGCACCTACATATTTCTTCAAGACCTTAAATATAGTCTACAGAGTCACGACAGAGAGGAAGCCATTCAAAGAACTAGAAATTTGGATCAATGCTCAACCAATACAAGTAGATATGAAGGGGGAATCAGATGATAAATATTTGTCAGTGAAAAGCTGCAACAGCAAAG CACCAGCGAACAGTTCAAGTTTTTCAGAAGAAGAGACAATCATCTTTGAGAATGATTTATCAGAAAATG AAAGCAATGAAAGCGAAATTAACTATAAAGAGACTACAACGAGTACATTGAAAAGGACAAGATTAGCAAAACAGAAACATACCAACATTGCCAGACATTCAGAAGACAGTTCACCATCGTATCCAAAGACTACTGAAGAAATGAACATAGAAGAACATGCATGTGGCCATATGTCATATGGTAAGAGACAATGCGGAAAAGGGGACAGAAATTTAGACGGACAAGTGTCGGAGAGAGAAGGGTCCAACAATAAGACCCTTAGCTGCTATAGTCAAATGGACGAAAATACCGTTGCAATAACCAAGCTACAATTTCGTGATGAAGAGCGCGAAGATATAGAGTTAAATTCTACTGGATTTATATCTGTGAAGAGCTGCAGCAGTACCG CATCGGCGAACAGTACAAGTTTCTTAGGCTTCTTAGACGAAGAGACAATCATCTTTGAGAATGATCTATCAGATGGAG CCGACAAAAGATCTGATAGCGCATCATGCAGTGTGTTCAAAGAAAGCGAAATGAACAATAAAGGGACTACAAAGAGTACGTTGAAAAGGAGAAGTTGCACAAAGCAGAAACAAACTTACATTATCAGACATTCAGAAGACTGTTCGCCATTGTATCCGAAGACTAGTGAAGAAGTGAACATAAAAGAACATGCATGTGGCCATATGTCATATGGTAAGAGACAATGCGGAAAAGAAGACAGACATTTATACGGAGTGTCGGATAGACAAGGGTTTAACAATGAGTCCCGTAGCTGCTATAGTCAAATGGACAAAAATACCGCTGCAGTAACCAAGCTACAATTTTGTGATGAAGAGTGCGAAGATATAAAGTCAAATTCTACTGGATTTATATCTGTGAAGAGCTGCAGAAGTACAG CACCGACGAACAGTTTGAGTTCCTCAGATGAAGTGAGCATCATCTTTGAGAATGATCTATCAGAAAGAG ccgACAGACGCACTGGTAGTGTTTTATGCAGTTTATTCAAAGAAAGCAGTGAAAACGAAATGAACAATAAAAAGACTACCAAACGTACGTTTAAAAGGACAAGATGCACACACCCGCTATATACTAACATTGTCAGACATTCAGAAGACAGTTCACTTTCATATTCGAAGATTAGTGAAGAAGCGAGCATGGAAGAACAAATATTTATGCACATGTCACGTGAGAGACAAAACGAAAAAGGGGACAGAACTTTATACGAACTAGTGTCGAAGAGACGAGGACACAACAATAGTAAACCTGGCTGTTATAGTCAATGGAAAGAAAATTGTTCTGCGATAGTCAAACCGCAACTTCGCCGTAAAGATCACGAAGATATGGAGTCAAATTCTACTGGATTTATATCTGTGAATAGCTACAACAGCAAAG ATGGCAGTATCACAAACGCAGAATTACTTGATACGGATGGACAAGCCGGCATGGATAGGTTTGACGGTCCGGGTATTGGAAATcaagaaaatgcaaaaaatgtatacataagAAATGAAACAACGAATATTTCTGAAACTCAAGCAAAGAATTCATTAGAATATATGCCAGACCCAATAACTAAGGTTGATCAATGGCTAAAAGAACAAACgacaaaatgttgtaaaatgaCAGCTGAGAATGCATTTGATGACAGCATTGATACTAAAAAGAGTCATTATTTAGATAAATTAGGACACCGTGACAAATTTGTCACAAATGAATCTCGGAAAGAGTCTCTCGCTAGACATGAACATTTTATTGACAAGTCACATAAGTGTAATTTGATTACAGTGTGTGCTGAATCATTTGAAAACGAAAAGGGGCAATTTTCAGACGTCACCAATGCTTTCCCTCCATTACCAGATCATACCCACCGAGACGTGCACGTCGTGATCTAG
- the LOC123523916 gene encoding uncharacterized protein LOC123523916 isoform X2 — protein MTKDMETVSNSLEKVMSPKERDESERQEQISVEQETISVFTSMAVGRVDSGCATERAISRVVLGGPVVYAAAASFTKIKVLTYSFPAKYGLSRSNPRDVSFIKCYKNIDEKTHCVAVVLDAPDDSLSDSAPTYFFKTLNIVYRVTTERKPFKELEIWINAQPIQVDMKGESDDKYLSVKSCNSKESNESEINYKETTTSTLKRTRLAKQKHTNIARHSEDSSPSYPKTTEEMNIEEHACGHMSYGKRQCGKGDRNLDGQVSEREGSNNKTLSCYSQMDENTVAITKLQFRDEEREDIELNSTGFISVKSCSSTASANSTSFLGFLDEETIIFENDLSDGADKRSDSASCSVFKESEMNNKGTTKSTLKRRSCTKQKQTYIIRHSEDCSPLYPKTSEEVNIKEHACGHMSYGKRQCGKEDRHLYGVSDRQGFNNESRSCYSQMDKNTAAVTKLQFCDEECEDIKSNSTGFISVKSCRSTAPTNSLSSSDEVSIIFENDLSERADRRTGSVLCSLFKESSENEMNNKKTTKRTFKRTRCTHPLYTNIVRHSEDSSLSYSKISEEASMEEQIFMHMSRERQNEKGDRTLYELVSKRRGHNNSKPGCYSQWKENCSAIVKPQLRRKDHEDMESNSTGFISVNSYNSKDGSITNAELLDTDGQAGMDRFDGPGIGNQENAKNVYIRNETTNISETQAKNSLEYMPDPITKVDQWLKEQTTKCCKMTAENAFDDSIDTKKSHYLDKLGHRDKFVTNESRKESLARHEHFIDKSHKCNLITVCAESFENEKGQFSDVTNAFPPLPDHTHRDVHVVI, from the exons ATGACAAAAGATATGGAGACAGTTTCGAACAGTTTAG AAAAAGTGATGAGCCCAAAGGAGAGGGATGAATCTGAACGACAGGAACAAATATCTGTAGAACAAGAGACTATATCAGTTTTCACATCGATGGCAGTGGGCAGGGTAGATTCTGGCTGTGCTACGGAGCGTGCAATCAGTCGGGTTGTTCTTGGTGGTCCTGTGGTATATGCTGCTGCAGCGAGCTTTACGAAAATAAAAGTACTTACATATAGTTTTCCGGCAAAG TATGGTCTAAGTAGAAGCAATCCAAGAGACGTATCATTCATCAAATGCTACAAAAACATTGATGAGAAAACCCACTGTGTTGCTGTTGTGTTAGATGCAC ctGACGACAGTTTGAGTGATTCAGCACCTACATATTTCTTCAAGACCTTAAATATAGTCTACAGAGTCACGACAGAGAGGAAGCCATTCAAAGAACTAGAAATTTGGATCAATGCTCAACCAATACAAGTAGATATGAAGGGGGAATCAGATGATAAATATTTGTCAGTGAAAAGCTGCAACAGCAAAG AAAGCAATGAAAGCGAAATTAACTATAAAGAGACTACAACGAGTACATTGAAAAGGACAAGATTAGCAAAACAGAAACATACCAACATTGCCAGACATTCAGAAGACAGTTCACCATCGTATCCAAAGACTACTGAAGAAATGAACATAGAAGAACATGCATGTGGCCATATGTCATATGGTAAGAGACAATGCGGAAAAGGGGACAGAAATTTAGACGGACAAGTGTCGGAGAGAGAAGGGTCCAACAATAAGACCCTTAGCTGCTATAGTCAAATGGACGAAAATACCGTTGCAATAACCAAGCTACAATTTCGTGATGAAGAGCGCGAAGATATAGAGTTAAATTCTACTGGATTTATATCTGTGAAGAGCTGCAGCAGTACCG CATCGGCGAACAGTACAAGTTTCTTAGGCTTCTTAGACGAAGAGACAATCATCTTTGAGAATGATCTATCAGATGGAG CCGACAAAAGATCTGATAGCGCATCATGCAGTGTGTTCAAAGAAAGCGAAATGAACAATAAAGGGACTACAAAGAGTACGTTGAAAAGGAGAAGTTGCACAAAGCAGAAACAAACTTACATTATCAGACATTCAGAAGACTGTTCGCCATTGTATCCGAAGACTAGTGAAGAAGTGAACATAAAAGAACATGCATGTGGCCATATGTCATATGGTAAGAGACAATGCGGAAAAGAAGACAGACATTTATACGGAGTGTCGGATAGACAAGGGTTTAACAATGAGTCCCGTAGCTGCTATAGTCAAATGGACAAAAATACCGCTGCAGTAACCAAGCTACAATTTTGTGATGAAGAGTGCGAAGATATAAAGTCAAATTCTACTGGATTTATATCTGTGAAGAGCTGCAGAAGTACAG CACCGACGAACAGTTTGAGTTCCTCAGATGAAGTGAGCATCATCTTTGAGAATGATCTATCAGAAAGAG ccgACAGACGCACTGGTAGTGTTTTATGCAGTTTATTCAAAGAAAGCAGTGAAAACGAAATGAACAATAAAAAGACTACCAAACGTACGTTTAAAAGGACAAGATGCACACACCCGCTATATACTAACATTGTCAGACATTCAGAAGACAGTTCACTTTCATATTCGAAGATTAGTGAAGAAGCGAGCATGGAAGAACAAATATTTATGCACATGTCACGTGAGAGACAAAACGAAAAAGGGGACAGAACTTTATACGAACTAGTGTCGAAGAGACGAGGACACAACAATAGTAAACCTGGCTGTTATAGTCAATGGAAAGAAAATTGTTCTGCGATAGTCAAACCGCAACTTCGCCGTAAAGATCACGAAGATATGGAGTCAAATTCTACTGGATTTATATCTGTGAATAGCTACAACAGCAAAG ATGGCAGTATCACAAACGCAGAATTACTTGATACGGATGGACAAGCCGGCATGGATAGGTTTGACGGTCCGGGTATTGGAAATcaagaaaatgcaaaaaatgtatacataagAAATGAAACAACGAATATTTCTGAAACTCAAGCAAAGAATTCATTAGAATATATGCCAGACCCAATAACTAAGGTTGATCAATGGCTAAAAGAACAAACgacaaaatgttgtaaaatgaCAGCTGAGAATGCATTTGATGACAGCATTGATACTAAAAAGAGTCATTATTTAGATAAATTAGGACACCGTGACAAATTTGTCACAAATGAATCTCGGAAAGAGTCTCTCGCTAGACATGAACATTTTATTGACAAGTCACATAAGTGTAATTTGATTACAGTGTGTGCTGAATCATTTGAAAACGAAAAGGGGCAATTTTCAGACGTCACCAATGCTTTCCCTCCATTACCAGATCATACCCACCGAGACGTGCACGTCGTGATCTAG